GGTACATCTTAGTTGACAATTTTGTGATAGCTGTTATTGAAAATTCAGTATACATGTCAGGCTTTTTACATCAATTATAATGCAATCCtcaacattttacagatgaggaaatgaggcttCAAAGAAATGGCCAAAAGTCACAAAGTTAGAAAGCAGTCCAAATTTAAGGCTGTTTGAATAACTATTATTCCTGTTACTGTGTTTATCTTTGTTAGATCATAcaaatcatttctcttttgacattaattttatatagggctcaaacaaaaatttaaaaaatttcctcaaAGTCctaacaacataaaaaaaaaaaaatctaccactTTATGAtcaatttattcttttcatttaaaaatgccttCCTTTTCCTGAAATCTACCTTCCCTAAGTCTCAGTTTAAGGAATCCTAATTTAGTCTCCAAGGAGTCTTTCCACTTACTCCAGACTGCACTGATTCTAAATCATGGATATGTTATTATATATGAGCTATATGGTATACAGTGTTTGCTTAAAGTAGATGTAAAACATCCATTATATGCATGCAACAATACTGAGTGTGGaattcaaagcaatctacacatttataaattctttgcagaaataaaacatttataataacagaaataatGCAAAGTGGCATAAATAAGGGATGTGTAATAACTACTAAAGGAGTTCAAAACAGGCATTATTTCTTAAGGTTGGGTGCTAAGGAGAAGACCGCATGAGAAGGCAGAATTTAAATACTGAAAGAAGAGTAAGATAAATTAAGAACGGAGAAGGTATTTCAGGTAGGAGAAATGATTTGAACAAAGGCATAGAAATAGGACTATGCacgaagcattaaaaaaaatgctgcttaGAAGAGCTTGACCAGGTGGGAGTTGGGTGGGggtaaaatattcacataaaggaaaaataaggtaggAACCATTTTGTGGAGGGCCCTGAATGTCAGGCAATAGGAGGAAATTTAAGGTTAAATGCTTTACAGAcagatattatctcatttatttcttaaggCATCCAATTGAATTATGTAGTATTGGCTAGAATTTTATCCATAAGCAAACCAAGTAGGTGGTGCGATAAACAGGATTCAACCCAGGTCTGTCCTACGATGAAAGCCTAACTTCTTTTATCTATAAACTATACAGCAATCTCTCCCAAGGAGCCTGAACATCCAAactgggggaggtgggtggtcaATGAAATTCATCTGAAATCACCCAAATCCTTGGTTAGGGTGATTAATCTAATAgtggaatataaaataagattatgCATTTAGCTTTCTTGTAAGTAACTTAAGGATATGAACTACAACATATTTGATCTGTGTATCCTAGGTCTAAACATACTGATGAGCACATTATTGTTGTTGTCTCCATGTATTACTGACTGACGTAAAAACAGTTTATCACCAGCTTGTTAaattttgtctgtattttatGCTCTGAGTTAGCTATTTATTGGTAGAGGTTTCAACAAATATTCTGTTTCTAACTGAAATTCAACCTAATAAAAGGACAGCTTCCTCTTATCCAATCTTCTTCATACCTAAAAATTTCCATCACTTACAGAATTATTGGAGAAATTGTGAAAAACTTCCGTGAAGATGTAAACTGTACTCCATAGTCCAGCTGTTCCCAATGAGTTAGGAGCCGTGCTTTACCCTGGTCAGGAGTTTCAAAAGGTGTTCCTTTTACTGCATGCAAAAATACATACATCCCCTGAAAAACAAGCaatatcaaatataaaattagtatTTGTCAGTAAGCATTAAGATAGTTCCAGACTGCTTATGGCAGTATGGGTGATTTAACTTAACAGTTCAAGTTTTAAGCTTTCATTACTATTTGTGAAAGACCAGTTTCTTCatagtaaaataaaactttcagggGCATATAAAAAATCTTTGGGGAAAACCAGTAAAAGGTCAACCAAAAAAGTAACCTGTTTTCATCTCCTATTAAAttgaaatgcacacacacaaaaaatgaggATAGCTTTACATAATTACATTTAGATTTTCTAATTCCCTTCTTATTAGGAAATAGGATTATCTTATCCTTGATGTATAGGAATGTTCAGTGTCACATTAGTAAATCTGATGATACttctaaaatgacaaaaacatacaaattggtaaataataataaacaaaatttctGTATCAGGGGAAAATGGGTTTGATAATACTTAATATTAGGGCTGTGTTTGTCTCAATGGTTTTCTTCTAAAGCGAGAAAGATGGTTATGTAGTAAGAATAATTTTCAActcaatttgcttttaaaatcacCACTGTGCCCCAATGGAGTTTCTTTTgtagttgtgttttttgtttttgttttgttttcttttttaaagtaaaaagtctTACTAAAAGCCATTCTGTTCAGGGATATGTTTGAACATCTAATTTTGTGATTAGGTAAAAACCAATATATACTAGATTTGGTTTCCTTGAGATTATGATATCCATTCAGATCACTGGTAGTACTACATTGCAGGATCACTGTCTGAGGCCCCAGTAACAGAATATTCCTGCCTAAATATTATCATGAAACAGTTTTTCCCACTAGAAGTCATAACGaggtatcatttttttctatttcaactttcaataaatgtatgggaagaaaagaaaaacttgtgatttgaaattttatattattaactaGGTTAAGACAGCCCTCCTTCTCAAAGCTTAGCCTACTTACTAGTTATTCCACTAGGCAATTAAAAAGTTGTTTGGCTGCAATAACACCTAAACTATATAGAAACACTCATGTTCAAATGGATTAACTCAACAAATTTATCAAGTGGCTTATGTGTATAGGACACAGGACATGTATGCATTTATGAAATTGAGTAAAACATGTCCACAGTCTTGAAAAAAACTCAATCTTCTAAgagacaatgagaaaaaaaaaagatatgcataAGCAATTAGAATGTAGATCAGAAATTGCTATCATAGGTATAATCAGAGTATTCAGCAAATACAAAAGAGGGAAAGGTTCCTTGTTGCTGAGGCAAAAGCTGTGATGCTACCTTGTCAGCTACCTCATTCTTGAAGGTTCAGCTCAAATGACAATCCTTAATGAGGCCCTCCTCGTTACTAGTAGCCTATGTGCTTGTGtagaattttattgaaaatattttatttatagcacAACATATTGTTGGAattgtttacatgtttatttttccattagcCTCAATACCTCAGGAACAAGGGCTGGTATATAGCAAGTATTAGACATTAAGCCAAGATGAAGGTAAGCTAAGGGATATTTATTCTGTAAGCACAAAGAAACCATATTCACATGGGCTTTACGGGAgacaataaaacagaaattacaCGCTTTTAAATTCTGAAGAGTATGTGACCCAAAAGGCAAAGACTGTGTTTTTTCTAACCAGGGATAACAACCAGGTCTACTTTCCCATTTAAAAGCATTCagaatatatttcacatttttaattggtttaaagTGGGCTATCttcaaaagaaacttaaatttgGAGTCATGTAATTGCTTACATCTATGGCTGGTACGTAGGTCTTTAGTGTGGTGAACTAATAAGTCAGAAGTTTGCTTCCCTACATGTTGTCAATTACCATGTGGCCATATATTGTGTTTCGATATCAGTTAGCCAACTGAAAACatagggcgggggagggggtgactTCTAAAGTACATTTAATACATGTCTCattggagaagagaaaattacATGACAATACAGACTaattaattcagcaaacatttacataAGTCTTTAGAGATATGGAAAATAAATTCCTAATTATAAATTCCTAATTATAAAACTATgataaataaaggataaaagaATGTAGGATgggagttttgtagttttctggaggtgatatttgagtaGTTTTCCTGCACTAAGAATCAGCCTGGCAGAGGGGGATGGAGGAAGGGGTATTAAAATAGTGGAAAAAGAGCCTAAGCCAAAGCAAAAAAAGGTGAAAGCAAgatcattttcattattgttagaGAAAAATTCCTGTTTGGAGATGAGCTGATATAAGATTGAGTCCTTTTCTTGCCTCTATACTATTTAACTGGTCTTATATGCCACATAATAaacttgttattttattatgaatgtaaTGGGGAATCATAAAAGGACTTAGAGCATGACTTAAgcatatatgcattttatttatttatttttttttaatttttttttttcaatgtttgtttatttgtgggacagagagagacagagcatgaacgggggaggggcagagagagagggagacacagaatcggaaacaggctccaggctctgagcactcagcacagagcccgacgcggggctcgaactcacagaccgtgagatcgtaacctggctgaagtcggacgcttaaccgactgcgccacccaggtgcccctatgcattttaaaaataactgtgccAACTTGGAATGGAGGAGTAGAATAGAAGAACATCAAGGAGACCATTTGATCTACTGGAGTAATCCacctgagaaaaaaataagggtATATATTACAGTAATATCTGTGGGGATCAAGTTGAGAGACAGTAAAGCAGAACAGACAGGGCTTTGACTATACGGATATGGAAGATAAAGGAAAAGCAGTTAACTAGAGTGACCATATATCCTAGTTGGCATGGATGGTCCTGATTTATACCTATTTTCTTGGATTAGTTATTACTAGAGTTCCCTTTTACTCTCAAAACAGACTCAGTTTCGATAATACATTATATGAATCACTTTACCTTTGAAGCTATCTGGCTTGACTTATTGGGCATACAGTGGTGCCTTTAGATTAGATAAGGAATAAAGCCAGAGGAATGGGTCATAAGTGGTAAGAGATCAGGAATGAGttcaatttatatttgtttgttctaGGGTAGAAACCGAAAATATGGATAGATGAAGTACCCTAGGCACAATACATAgaataaaaagagatgaaaaaacgAACCTTGGAGACAGCAATATTTAGGAGACGAGAATAGAAGACTgtacaagaaacaaaaaggaaaaatcagaaatatctaGGAAAAAGTGATCCCATGGAAGCCAAAGGAAAGGAATTCTAGTAAAAGATATAATTCTTGTCAAATATTTCAGAGAAGTTGCTACTTAAAACTAGTGTTTGCCCTATCAAAGTCCATTGCATAAAATGTACTAAATGGacattcacttatttttaccACATTATCCTGCCCTCCTCCAGTCAAATTCAAATACTCTTCAGAAGACAgggaataaagaaatacatagttAATCTGgattcaattaaaaatttgaattaattgtatttctcccctttcattctgCTTTCATAGGCTGTTAAAGATAAGAAAAGTCACTAtcagttgttctttttttaaacagataattTCCAGGGCTGCATCATATGGTCAATAAAGTCAACTGAATCTCTGATACTTTGTAGAGCTATCCTATAGTACAGAAGACCCACAGTCAACATGAAGACGCTAAGGCACTATAAGATCCTCAATAATGTATGATTAAGCTCAAAATTTCTATACTGAACCAGGAAAGTATATTTAAACAATTTAGAAAAGTTTCTAACAAGGATTGAAACCGAAGATGTTTATTAGACTCCAGTTAATCAAAAACCATAACTTCTTCTGAAGCATTCTCTTTAATACTATAGTAGCCTGAATTACAGTATCTTGGAAGTGTTGCTAAAATGGCCTATTTTCTAGATCCTATgaaaccaaaaggagaaaaaaaggcttAGAGAAAGGGCCGatgtttaaatataaagaattaataGATAACCCTATCTATCCCATATTAGATATGGATATCGTCAAAGTTATCATATATACTAAAaattactgaactgtacacttttaagtcagcaaattttatgttacatacattaaaaattatacctcaataaaacttttaaactaagtggtgtttttcttttttttaattttgtggtagaaaaacaaaattttttttaatgtttatttatttttgagaaacagagagacagtgcgaggagaagggcagagagagagagagggagacaaagaatctgaagcaggctccaggttctgagctgtcagcacagggcccaatgtggggctcaaacccacaaactgtgagagcatgacctgagctgaaatcggaagctcaaccgactggccacccaggcgccccatgtttttcttttctttaacataaAGATTTAAGCTTTtagcaaattgtttttaaatacacataacataaaatatatctcaatcattttttaagtgtacagttcagtggcattaagtacattcacactgttacgcaactatcaccaccatctatctccagaactcatttcatcttgcaaaactgaaactgtactcattaaacagcaactccccatttctttctccctcagccCCCGATAAGCACTAAAGCATAGGCTTTTAACCGCTTTATATAAGGTGAAATTCTTACCAGATTATGTATCACATTTGTCAAGGTCCAAGCAACAGGAACACTGAAGAAGGGAATACTAAGTAGAACAATATGAAGCAAGCCAACTCCCAAGGCATATGTCAGCCACATACCCCGGCTGTTCATTACACGGGTATTTGGATTCACCTCACTGTGGGCAACTCCAACATTCATGTTTGCTCTGTAGGAAAGCAATGAAATGAATAACACTGACAGAACTGGAAACTTAAATACTCTACTCTCACATGACAAAATAAGTATGTTACTAGGATCATTTTTCTCTGGttgttctgaaataaaataaacacactcaCCAAAATATGCTATTTGCAGATCTGCTAATAAAagcagtaaataatttttaaatctgactTCATGATAAGACTAACAACTTATTTTTACAGTTCTTATTGataaaataagcaattaaaatcCCTTTCCTAAAAGCTTGTGTTCTAGCATGCTGGTTTTACTAAATGAAATAACGGACAGGAAAACTCAACTGAAAGAAAACCTACATTTTCTTATGAGACCAAAGTGAAAGCTCAGGAGCTAAACATACCAACAGAAAAgaccaatatgaaaaaaaagaccaaagctgcagcattatttataacagccaaaatatggaaccAACCCAAGTGTCTATACACAGATGAATGTACAGAGAAGATgtgatgtatgtatataatagaatattactcagccataaaagagaacgaaatcttgtcatttgcaacaacattgatgAACCTAGACAatatactgctaagtgaaataagtcagagaaagacaaataccatatggtttcacttatatgtggaatttaagaaacacacacacacacacacacacacacacacacacaccaaaaaaaaagacagagaacaaactggtggtggttgccagagacaggAGGTTTGTGGGGAGATGGATGAAATAAATagaggggattaagagtacacttatcttgatgatcactgagaaatgtacagaattgttaaatcattatattgtacacctgaaactaaatagaaaactgtatgttaattacacacttgaattaaagatgacacaaaaaaaaaaaaagtaaagtagatGCAGCTAGTCTATTATGAGTAGCCAGACTCTTACATATAATGTAATGTTGTTTCCAAAAAGAGTGGTCAGGTTcaattcacttctttttaaatactgaacCTGGGAGGAACATAATGTGGTGAAAAATTTATATGGTCAAGGGATAAAGCTTGTTTCTGTCCCCTGGTACAGTAAGGTTACAACAATGATTCCTCCTTTTACTTGTCAACTCtccttaaattttagttttttttttctttcattttctaagtttttccCTTTATTGCATTCAAGTGGAACACCAAAGGAGAAATGGATTACTGGTTCCCAGTTAATTTAATGCTGGCATTTACTTGGTTCTAAGAATCCCTTGAACAAAGTATAACTGTCTTGAAGAATACCTATCATCCCAGTAAAAACCAACCAGTGAGACTGAAAGGGGGACATGGTGAAAGTATATTTGGAACAGctgatttagaaataaatgaacccTTTCCATAACAGAGTTGGCACTGAGAGAGGAATTTCCCATAACTGCATGCAACAAGTGTTTCCAGAGTAAAATGCCTCATTCTCTTTCCAAAAATCTATGGAAAACCCACGCATCAAGGTTTATGGTGATGAAAGTTGGTTGCACTAAAGAAGCAAAAGTCTCAAATTTACGTGTGTAAATACTTCTTCTAACCTAAACACATCTACTTTGCATCGTACATTATTTTCATGAGCCATAGGTTATATTTAAAAGATACCACAACTCAAgatacctttccatttttctacaggatggagggggaaaaaataaagctcGAAAAAGGCTTAAAATTTATATCTAGCCTGGAAGGCAAAGCTGGTGTGGTACGAACCCTACCCCGGTTCACAAAATCTTTGCAAGAAGGCGGCCGCGCCACTTCAGGACAAACAAAGACTTCCGACATTGTCTGCCTACGCGAGTGCCCCGAGGGCTGCGACCCGCTAGGACCCTCTTGGGGACTCCATCGCCAGCCAGACAACCACGGGCAGCTTTCCCCGAATGCTGGAGCGCCTGGCCAGTGAAAGCTCAGCAAAAGCCGCTGCTGCTACCCCCGCAGggcctcctccaccctccccgtCCTTCTCAGAGCTACACATCCCGCCAGTACCACGGCAAGACGACGAGAATGTGGGGGCAAGCCTCGGTGGCCACTAGACCCGCACGGCCAGACTGGGAGCCCCGGACGCAACCGTAGTTCACTCTCTCCCCTCAAGCCTACCCTGGCCGGCTAGCAGCTCCCTACCTAGCAGCACATCCCCTACAGCCGTTCTTGACCACTCACCCGCCGCCCTACTCCTGGCGGCCAGCTGGGAGCAGAACTAGCTCCGCGGCGACGGCGTCTCTCCTAGGCCGAATGCCAATGATCAACCCCAGCGCAGCGCAGCGCAGCTTGCGGAAGCTTTCAGAGCCGAACGCGCCGTCAGGGGATTGGCCGCGGACAGCGCCAATCCCACGTTCCTCGGGAAGGGCGGGACTAAGTGCTGCGCGCCTGGGGCCCACCCCGCCGCGCGCGCTGGGGGCGAGTTCGAGGTCCGCGAGGCTGGGCCCGTGAACCTTGCGGGACGCTGTCAGGTCCGACGGTGGATGGTAATTGCCTGCCTCCCGCGAGCAAGAAGGTAGTGTTGTGTGCCTAACGGGCATTCATTCTTATCTTCTCGTAGTCTCGGGAGTCCCTTCTCCTCAACTTGTCCCGGTCGGCGTGCAAGCGCCACTGGCCGCCgtgtgccctcctcccctccaccaacAGAGGGGCGGGAAGCGGCCGAAGCCAGGCTCTTGGGCGCGCACGCGTGGAGGGCGGTCTTTGAGCAGGTCTGGGCTCGCTAATGTCTGGTGTGGCCATTCCTGACCAAACCGTGTTTAGGCCTTTGTTGCAGCCCATTTCCCAGATCCTTCTGAGTGCAGGACTTAAAGTTGCCTGCCAGGCAGACATTTTAGCCCCGGACAGCCGTAACTCGTGAGTGTGGTTTAGGTTGTATGTTGTGGCGTCCTACAGCTGAGGCAAGCAAACTCTCACTTAACCATGGTTTTTACTGGTGTCATTCTGGGTGTATCCACACGTTGAAGACAGGCACTTGTAATACCTGCTGAGgaaatgtgaatttcaaaaaaatttatcttaattGAGAACGGAGAGGAAAAGTTAAGATTATTTGAAATCATCTCTGACAGCGAATTTCATTACCTCGTCAGTTCACAAAGTTTGTGATTTGTATTCCTGAAGTAACTTTcagtaatatttcaaaattagtGTAAAAGAAGGTTGGTTATAGCTATGTATGTATCTTGCATTTCTGTTGGTTCTATGAAACTATTGGGTTATATTATGGTTCTTTTTCCACTTtagtttttccttgtttttaaaaatgtgtatttattttgagagagctgtagtggggggggggggggcaggggaagggagccGAGAGAGGAagatgccaagcaggctccatgctcagtgcagagccccacgctggCCAGATCCCAATCCAGTGAGATGAtgatcagagctgaaatcaagagttggaggacAAACTGACTGAGACCCCAGGTGCCCTACATTTATCatgttttcaaagtaaattatTTCACTGTGTTTCCCTAAAGCCTATTaagttctctgcttcttttttagGTACTTTGTTGTCCTTAAATGACTTTCCTGGAAGTACTTTCAGGAGTGTTTGATTTCCTTCCCATCAAATATGGAAGACTGATTCCTGATAATTTCACACATTCTGTGCTGTGATGTAAGCCTGACTGCAACTCTTTCACTTTTCAGAATGTGTCATTTAGCATATATATGGTGGAATGCTGGCTGTGTTCAACAGGTTATGCTAAGGATATGAGATTAATATAAAATCTCTGTCTTCAGAGAACTCTGAGccaggagaaagagacagaaaaacaatggTTAGAATAGCCTATGCTGAGTTTCCGTTAACTCTAAGGAAAAGGTGCTATGGGAGTACAGACAAAGAAATGCCTAATCTGTTCAGTGGGAGAGGGTTGATGTTGGAGTGGTTAAGAAGGGCTTCcttgaggaggtgatatttgaactAAATCTGGAAGGATGATTAGAAGTCATTCGTATAGAAAGGGAACCTTGTGAGCTAAGGAACCAGTGAGTGCCACCACATTAAGAGAGACAGGTTGTGCAGTATGACAGGCTTACTGTGCATTTGTAGAACAGTGGGATGAGGTTAGAAAGATAAAGGTCCAGTTAAGGATTTTGGACTTTACCTGATTAGcagttgaaactttttttttttaattaaaaaaatttttttttaatatttatttatttttgaaagacagagacagaatgcgagtgggttaggggcagagagagagagggagacagaatccgaagcaggctccaggctccgaggtgtcagcatagagcccaactcagggctcaaactcatgagctgggagatcatgacctaagccgaagttggatgctcaaccgactgagccacccaggcaccccagcagttggaactctttataaaattttaagtagggTAGCAACatgatgaaatttaaatatagaaataaccCTATCATTGGTTGAGATTGAGGCAGAATATCAATAAGGTGGCTATTGCAGTGCATTAGGAGAGAAATGTTTAAGGGCTAAACAGAGGTCATAGGTATAGAGAGGATTAGTATGAGAAATATTTAGGTAGTAGGATAGATAGGACTGAGTGGCAGAATATagaaaaagtagaatttttaggatgatttcaggatttttaatttttccttgtgAGACTGGATGAGCTGAGCATTGCCTTTGAATGAAACATGCCAAGATATGCAGGTGTGTATCCATCACAGACTAGTTTTGTGATCATGAATCTTCTGATCTTGTTCTTATAAaactttcaaatttcatttgtaaTAGAGGAAtgatagggttgttgtaaggactaatgggaattgtgtgtgtgtgtgtgtgtgtgtgtgtgtgtatgtatatagatatatacatatatatacatatctatatgaAATTGCTTATGGTAGCTGTTTTTATTACCAAATATGGgaagataggtttttttttaatatatgaaatttattgtcaaatttgtttccatacaacacccagtgctcatcccaaaagatgccctcttcaatgcccatcacctaccctccccttcctcccaccccccaccaaccctcagtttgttctcagtctttaagagtctcatatgctttggctctctcccacgctaacctcttttttttttcctccttctcctcccccatgggtttctgttaagtttctcaggatccacataagagtgaaaacatatggtatctgtctttctctgtatggcttatttcacttagcatcacactctccagttcatccacgttgctacaaagggccatatttcattctttctcattgccacgtagtactccattgtgtatataaaccacaatttctttatccattcatcagttgatggacacctaggctttttccacaatttggctgttgttgagagtgctgctataaacattggggtacaagtgcccctatgcatcagtactcctgtatcccttgggtaaattcctagcagtgctattgctgggtcatagggtaggtctatttttaattttctgaggaacctccacactgttttccagagtggctgcaccagtttgcattcccaccaacagtgcaagagggttcccgtttctccacatcctcgccagcatctatagtctcctgatttgttcattttagccactctgactggcgtgaggtgatatctgagtgtggttttgatttgtatttccctgatgaggagtgatgttgagcatcttttcatgtgcctgttggccatctgggtgtcttctttagagaagtgtctattcatgttttctgcccatttcttcactggattatttgtttttcaggtgtggagtttggtgagctctttatagattttggatactagccctttgtctgataggtcatttgcaaatatcttttcccattccgttggttgccttttagttttgttggttgtttcctttgctgtgcagaagctttttatcttcatgaggtctaTGGGAAGATAGTTAATTAGAGAAGGTCTGAGGTCAATTTGGGACATGTTATCTAAATGATGATATTTAGAAAGTTCTTGGAAATAAAGTCCTTCAGTCCAGAAAAAAGTCTGATTAGGAGATACAG
The window above is part of the Prionailurus bengalensis isolate Pbe53 chromosome C1, Fcat_Pben_1.1_paternal_pri, whole genome shotgun sequence genome. Proteins encoded here:
- the ORMDL1 gene encoding ORM1-like protein 1 isoform X1; amino-acid sequence: MNVGVAHSEVNPNTRVMNSRGMWLTYALGVGLLHIVLLSIPFFSVPVAWTLTNVIHNLGMYVFLHAVKGTPFETPDQGKARLLTHWEQLDYGVQFTSSRKFFTISPIILYFLASFYTKYDPTHFILNTASLLSVLIPKMPQLHGVRIFGINKY
- the ORMDL1 gene encoding ORM1-like protein 1 isoform X2, which gives rise to MNVGVAHSEVNPNTRVMNSRGMWLTYALGVGLLHIVLLSIPFFSVPVAWTLTNVIHNLGMYVFLHAVKGTPFETPDQGKARLLTHWEQLDYGVQFTSSRKFFTISPIILNYL